One genomic segment of Mesoterricola silvestris includes these proteins:
- a CDS encoding prephenate dehydrogenase/arogenate dehydrogenase family protein translates to MRIGILGYGKFGQALGGLLEEGGCAYRALDPVAPVPAEYRAPDLETLVAASEFLALAVPVGALPEALDRVAPLVGPGQIVFDVASVKVLPAKWMAERLQGPHVGVHPLFGPVSLARAERPLRTVVCAVPGHRAAADRVTGLFRSLGCEVLEQSAEDHDRLMASTHALTFFLAKGLLEMGAGADLPFAPPSFHAIQRTLDAVREDASHLFTSIQNLNPFAGEARSKLLQALQAIDQGLAGPGGGGEVPAPASLPDLGQRSPALVEARARIDDLDRELVELLARRAELSRRAGRAKAALGAPVLDPGREASLLRDRRDWARAEGLDPDVVEGVFQAILRASRQVQGPGPR, encoded by the coding sequence GTGCGAATCGGCATTCTGGGCTACGGGAAGTTCGGTCAGGCCCTGGGGGGGCTGCTGGAGGAGGGGGGCTGCGCCTACCGGGCCCTGGACCCCGTAGCGCCCGTGCCGGCGGAGTACCGCGCACCGGACCTGGAGACCCTGGTGGCGGCCTCGGAGTTCCTCGCCCTGGCGGTGCCCGTGGGGGCCCTGCCGGAGGCCCTGGACCGGGTGGCGCCCCTGGTGGGGCCGGGGCAGATCGTCTTCGACGTGGCCAGCGTCAAGGTGCTTCCCGCGAAATGGATGGCCGAGCGCCTCCAGGGGCCCCACGTGGGCGTCCACCCCCTCTTCGGGCCCGTGAGCCTGGCCCGCGCCGAGCGGCCGCTGCGCACGGTGGTGTGCGCCGTGCCCGGCCACCGGGCCGCGGCGGACCGGGTGACGGGGCTCTTCCGGAGCCTGGGCTGCGAGGTGCTGGAGCAGAGCGCGGAGGACCACGACCGGCTCATGGCCAGCACCCACGCCCTGACCTTCTTCCTTGCCAAGGGGCTGCTGGAGATGGGGGCCGGGGCGGACCTGCCCTTCGCGCCGCCCTCCTTCCACGCCATCCAGCGCACCCTGGACGCGGTGCGGGAGGACGCCAGCCACCTCTTCACCTCCATCCAGAACCTCAACCCCTTCGCCGGGGAGGCCCGGTCCAAGCTGCTGCAGGCCCTGCAGGCCATCGACCAGGGCCTGGCCGGGCCCGGGGGCGGGGGCGAGGTGCCGGCCCCGGCCTCCCTTCCCGACCTGGGCCAGCGGTCCCCGGCGCTGGTGGAGGCCCGGGCCCGCATCGACGACCTGGACCGCGAACTGGTGGAACTCCTGGCCCGCAGGGCCGAGCTCAGCCGCCGCGCGGGCCGGGCCAAGGCCGCGCTGGGCGCCCCCGTCCTGGATCCGGGCCGGGAGGCGTCCCTGTTGCGGGACCGGCGGGACTGGGCCCGGGCGGAAGGCCTGGATCCGGACGTGGTGGAGGGGGTCTTCCAGGCCATCCTGCGCGCCAGCCGCCAAGTGCAAGGACCGGGCCCCAGGTAG
- a CDS encoding OmpA family protein, which translates to MRKALVFLLAASAVGLMAQEGQSYGTIQGGAAFRKVANYFNDGPTFGLGAGHWFSDTWSLDLKALRTNQDVRATNSATHEYQGLVSALYNLNPGAPNWYPYLAAGTGMTRMHAPLVDGDKNKVNFHAGFGLMAHLTDRIIFQGDIKALRVSVNGGHSSEMLALAGIGYTWGGARKAVPAPPPPPAPEPVAKPEPPPPPPPPPPAPEPPKEEAKPVPPPPPPPPPPPARIVLDEAMLHFANGKVDIDAEGNAAVRKVAEGLKAYPGDYKLVVSGHTSSVGGKALNISLGKRRADAVARILAEAGIPAGRITTVGVGPDKPIADNATKEGQAKNRRVEIDVQVADARVEVRKQETQVQDTPAPAPRKPGKKTP; encoded by the coding sequence ATGCGGAAAGCCCTTGTCTTCCTTCTGGCCGCATCGGCGGTCGGCCTCATGGCCCAGGAGGGGCAGTCCTACGGGACCATCCAGGGGGGCGCGGCCTTCCGCAAGGTCGCGAACTACTTCAACGATGGCCCGACCTTCGGGCTGGGCGCGGGACACTGGTTCTCGGACACCTGGTCCCTGGACCTGAAGGCCCTGCGGACGAATCAGGACGTGCGCGCCACGAATTCCGCCACCCACGAGTACCAGGGCCTGGTTTCGGCCCTGTACAACCTGAATCCGGGGGCCCCCAACTGGTATCCCTACCTGGCGGCGGGCACGGGCATGACCCGCATGCACGCGCCCCTGGTGGACGGCGACAAGAACAAGGTGAATTTCCACGCCGGGTTCGGCCTCATGGCCCACCTCACCGACCGGATCATCTTCCAGGGGGATATCAAGGCCCTGCGGGTCTCCGTCAATGGCGGCCACTCCAGCGAGATGCTCGCCCTGGCGGGCATCGGCTACACCTGGGGCGGCGCCCGCAAGGCCGTTCCCGCCCCGCCTCCGCCCCCCGCTCCCGAGCCGGTGGCCAAGCCTGAACCGCCCCCTCCGCCTCCCCCGCCGCCGCCGGCCCCCGAGCCGCCCAAGGAAGAGGCCAAGCCCGTTCCGCCGCCCCCGCCCCCGCCTCCGCCGCCCCCCGCCCGGATCGTGCTGGATGAGGCGATGCTGCACTTCGCCAACGGCAAGGTGGACATCGACGCCGAGGGCAACGCCGCCGTGCGCAAGGTGGCCGAGGGCCTCAAGGCCTACCCCGGCGACTACAAGCTGGTGGTGAGCGGCCACACCTCCTCCGTGGGCGGCAAGGCCCTGAACATCTCCCTGGGCAAGCGCCGTGCCGACGCCGTGGCCAGGATCCTGGCGGAAGCCGGCATCCCCGCCGGCCGCATCACCACCGTGGGCGTGGGCCCCGACAAGCCCATCGCCGACAACGCCACCAAGGAAGGCCAGGCCAAGAACCGCCGCGTGGAGATCGATGTGCAGGTGGCCGACGCCCGGGTCGAAGTGCGCAAGCAGGAGACCCAGGTCCAGGACACCCCCGCACCCGCGCCCCGGAAGCCGGGGAAGAAGACCCCGTAG
- a CDS encoding aldo/keto reductase has protein sequence MRKRKIGNLEVSALGLGCMGMTHGYGPFPDRAAMIGLLRSAVDRGVTFFDTAEVYGPYTNEELVGEALQPLRAKVVIATKFGFGIGQPAVDGGPALDSRPENIRRVAEASLRRLRTDVIDLFYQHRVDPAVPIEDVAGAVKDLIQAGKVRHFGLSEASAATIRRAHAVQPVTALQSEYSIWERRLEGKILPVLEELGIGLVPYSPLGRGFLTGAMDHRTTFAEGDFRNNLPRFTEEARRANQALVDLLGRIGAPRHASPAQVALAWLLAQKPWIVPIPGTTKAARLEENLGAADLELGAGDLAEIEAAAKAMDVRGDRYPAPLERLTGR, from the coding sequence ATGCGCAAACGGAAAATCGGGAACCTCGAGGTTTCGGCCCTGGGCCTGGGCTGCATGGGCATGACCCATGGCTACGGTCCCTTTCCGGACCGGGCCGCCATGATCGGGCTGCTGCGGTCCGCCGTGGACCGCGGGGTCACCTTCTTCGACACCGCGGAGGTGTACGGACCCTACACCAACGAGGAGCTGGTGGGCGAAGCCCTCCAGCCCCTGCGGGCCAAGGTCGTCATCGCCACCAAGTTCGGTTTCGGCATCGGCCAGCCGGCGGTGGACGGCGGACCGGCCCTGGACAGCCGGCCGGAGAACATCCGCAGGGTGGCCGAGGCCTCCCTCCGGCGGCTTCGCACCGACGTCATCGATCTGTTCTACCAGCACCGGGTGGACCCGGCCGTGCCCATCGAGGACGTGGCCGGGGCCGTGAAGGACCTGATCCAGGCGGGCAAGGTCCGGCACTTCGGCCTCTCCGAGGCTTCCGCGGCCACGATCCGCCGGGCCCACGCGGTGCAGCCGGTGACCGCGCTGCAGAGCGAGTACTCCATCTGGGAGCGCCGCCTGGAAGGGAAGATCCTTCCCGTCCTGGAGGAGCTGGGCATCGGACTGGTGCCCTACAGCCCGCTGGGACGTGGCTTCCTCACCGGGGCGATGGACCACCGGACCACCTTCGCCGAGGGGGACTTCCGCAACAACCTGCCGCGGTTCACCGAGGAGGCCCGCAGGGCCAACCAGGCCCTGGTGGATCTGCTGGGCCGCATCGGCGCCCCCCGGCACGCCAGTCCCGCCCAGGTGGCCCTGGCGTGGCTGCTGGCCCAGAAGCCCTGGATCGTGCCCATCCCCGGCACCACCAAGGCGGCGCGCCTGGAGGAGAACCTGGGGGCCGCCGATCTGGAGCTCGGCGCCGGCGACCTCGCCGAGATCGAGGCCGCGGCCAAGGCCATGGACGTGCGGGGGGACCGGTACCCCGCCCCCCTGGAACGCCTCACCGGCCGTTGA
- a CDS encoding NAD(P)-dependent alcohol dehydrogenase, translating to MPTNVRAYAATSPTDALVPYRFDRRDPRPDDVVIEILYCGVCHSDLHTARNDWGWSTYPIVPGHEIVGRVVEVGPRVTKFKAGDTVGVGCLVDSCRHCTPCQEGDEQYCGDFTGTYGGVDRHDHTPTQGGYSERIVVSDAFVLRIPDGLDLKGAAPLLCAGITTWSPLRHWKAGKGSRVAVVGLGGLGHMALKLAKALGAEVTLFTRSRGKEEDARRMGADHIVLSTDPAQMAGVAGRFDLILDTVPSLHDLNPYVPTLAPSGTLVLVGYLGGLEPALNTVPMILGRKSVAGSLIGGIRETQEMLDFCGQHGITSEVEVIRMQDINEAYERMLKSDVKYRFVIDIASLRS from the coding sequence ATGCCCACCAACGTCCGCGCCTATGCCGCCACGTCCCCCACGGACGCCCTCGTCCCCTACCGCTTCGACCGCCGGGATCCCCGTCCCGACGACGTGGTCATCGAGATCCTCTACTGCGGCGTCTGCCACTCCGATCTGCACACCGCCCGCAACGACTGGGGCTGGTCCACGTACCCCATCGTTCCCGGGCATGAGATCGTCGGCCGGGTGGTGGAGGTGGGGCCCCGGGTGACGAAGTTCAAGGCGGGGGACACCGTGGGGGTGGGCTGCCTGGTGGATTCCTGCCGCCATTGCACGCCCTGCCAGGAGGGGGACGAGCAGTACTGCGGGGACTTCACCGGCACCTACGGCGGCGTGGACCGCCACGACCACACGCCCACCCAGGGCGGCTACTCCGAGCGCATCGTGGTTTCCGACGCCTTCGTGCTGCGCATCCCCGACGGGCTGGACCTCAAGGGCGCCGCGCCGCTCCTGTGCGCGGGCATCACCACCTGGTCGCCCCTGCGCCACTGGAAGGCGGGCAAGGGCAGCCGCGTGGCCGTGGTGGGGCTGGGGGGCCTGGGGCACATGGCCCTGAAGCTGGCCAAGGCCCTGGGGGCGGAGGTCACCCTCTTCACCCGCTCCCGGGGGAAGGAGGAGGACGCCCGGCGCATGGGCGCCGATCACATCGTGCTTTCCACGGACCCCGCGCAGATGGCGGGGGTGGCGGGCCGCTTCGATCTCATCCTCGACACCGTCCCCAGCCTCCACGACCTGAATCCCTACGTGCCCACCCTGGCCCCCAGCGGCACCCTGGTGCTGGTGGGCTACCTGGGCGGCCTGGAACCGGCCCTCAACACGGTGCCCATGATCCTCGGCCGCAAGTCCGTGGCGGGCTCGCTCATCGGCGGGATCCGGGAGACCCAGGAAATGCTGGATTTCTGCGGCCAGCACGGCATCACCTCCGAGGTGGAGGTGATCCGCATGCAGGACATCAACGAGGCGTACGAGCGCATGCTCAAGAGCGACGTGAAGTACCGCTTCGTCATCGATATCGCGTCCCTGAGGAGCTGA
- a CDS encoding TlpA family protein disulfide reductase translates to MASFGEWLEEKRTEGLGKGFSLLLIAAGVLGLGWLGVRAFSGGGGADARFVGRNVAGLALRDAEGRTRTLGEFSGQVVVLDFWATWCPPCRMSLPELAALQQAQGPAYAVVPVSLDRGGFGAVTPFFASNPSMALTAMVPADPAGLAKAVGEIEAIPTTLIVDRNGKVASAWMGYTPGRLDQELKAALGK, encoded by the coding sequence ATGGCTTCGTTCGGCGAATGGCTGGAGGAAAAGCGCACCGAAGGTTTGGGGAAGGGGTTCTCGCTCCTGCTCATCGCCGCCGGGGTGCTGGGACTGGGCTGGCTGGGCGTGCGCGCCTTCTCCGGGGGCGGCGGCGCCGATGCGCGATTCGTGGGCCGCAACGTGGCGGGCCTCGCCCTGCGGGACGCCGAAGGCCGCACCCGCACCCTGGGGGAATTCTCCGGCCAGGTGGTGGTGCTGGATTTCTGGGCCACCTGGTGCCCGCCCTGCCGCATGAGCCTGCCGGAACTGGCCGCCCTCCAGCAGGCCCAGGGCCCCGCCTACGCCGTGGTGCCCGTCTCCCTGGACCGCGGCGGCTTCGGGGCGGTCACCCCCTTCTTCGCCTCCAACCCGTCCATGGCCCTCACGGCCATGGTCCCCGCCGACCCGGCCGGCCTGGCCAAGGCCGTGGGCGAGATCGAAGCCATCCCCACGACCCTCATCGTCGACCGCAACGGCAAGGTGGCCAGCGCCTGGATGGGCTACACCCCCGGCCGCCTGGACCAGGAACTGAAGGCGGCGCTGGGAAAGTAG
- a CDS encoding protease complex subunit PrcB family protein, with product MRSPFFIGRALALAVPALALAAAPSTPREAQAARIWRDSFGGKPTPGAEVLGDASAWNAFWRSQNRDTPAFDFTGAVAVVAYGGEKATGGYAVDFLEPTPQGNDLVVTWQVVPPPADAMVPQVLTRPWAVRAFPRPTGGVIVKQVNAD from the coding sequence ATGCGTTCACCGTTTTTCATCGGGAGGGCCCTCGCCCTCGCCGTTCCCGCCCTCGCCCTGGCCGCCGCGCCGTCCACGCCCCGGGAGGCCCAGGCCGCCCGGATCTGGCGCGACAGCTTCGGCGGAAAGCCCACCCCCGGCGCCGAGGTGCTGGGGGATGCCAGCGCCTGGAACGCCTTCTGGCGGAGCCAGAACCGGGACACCCCCGCCTTCGATTTCACCGGCGCCGTGGCCGTGGTGGCCTACGGCGGCGAGAAGGCCACCGGCGGCTACGCCGTGGACTTCCTGGAACCCACCCCGCAGGGCAATGACCTGGTGGTCACCTGGCAGGTGGTGCCGCCCCCTGCGGATGCCATGGTGCCCCAGGTCCTCACCCGCCCCTGGGCGGTGCGGGCCTTCCCGAGGCCCACGGGCGGCGTGATCGTGAAGCAGGTGAACGCCGACTGA
- a CDS encoding Bcr/CflA family efflux MFS transporter, producing the protein MKGLVRSKGFSLFIAAMAAMPPLSIDLILPALVLMAGALGASPARVGLAISLFLLGFASSQLVLGPLSDRVGRRPVLLGSCLLFAAAGLGCALAGSLPVLLALRLAQGVAAGGCNVVIFAVVRDLFEGDEVRRKLATANALLGLAPMAAPALGALLLGAFGWRGMFAALGGGGLLLLAACALLLEESIGGRRRRVGAGQLARGYLEVLAARPVLGCTLVAGLSFGMLQAHVIGSSVLFMSFLHLSPRAYALVFSVIASGQILGALASGQFARLGYDHVRTLLAGILLGLTGSLVFLALGMAGRLSVATAAPALFLVTTALGLITPTAAHGVLAPMARMAGTASAVLGCIRMSGGALASALVSLTTHGTPAGMAGVMLVCSGGALAVWMLFLKPSGAREADPGVSLEA; encoded by the coding sequence TTGAAAGGTCTCGTCCGGTCCAAGGGGTTTTCGCTGTTCATCGCCGCCATGGCCGCGATGCCCCCGCTCAGCATCGATCTGATCCTGCCGGCCCTGGTGCTGATGGCCGGCGCGCTGGGGGCTTCGCCGGCCCGGGTGGGACTGGCCATCAGCTTGTTCCTCCTGGGCTTCGCCTCGTCGCAACTGGTCCTGGGGCCCCTTTCCGATCGGGTCGGCCGCCGCCCCGTCCTGTTGGGCTCCTGCCTCCTCTTCGCCGCGGCCGGGCTGGGTTGCGCCCTGGCGGGCTCCCTCCCCGTGCTGCTGGCCCTGCGCCTGGCCCAGGGGGTCGCGGCCGGCGGCTGCAACGTCGTCATTTTCGCCGTGGTGCGGGATCTGTTCGAAGGCGACGAGGTGCGCCGGAAACTGGCCACGGCCAATGCCCTGCTGGGCCTGGCGCCCATGGCGGCGCCGGCCCTGGGGGCCCTCCTGCTGGGGGCGTTCGGCTGGCGGGGCATGTTCGCCGCCCTGGGAGGGGGCGGCCTCCTCCTGCTCGCGGCCTGCGCCCTGCTGCTGGAGGAGTCCATCGGCGGCCGCCGGCGCCGGGTGGGCGCCGGCCAGCTGGCGCGGGGCTACCTGGAAGTCCTGGCGGCGCGGCCGGTGCTGGGCTGCACCCTGGTCGCCGGATTGAGCTTCGGCATGCTCCAAGCCCACGTCATCGGGTCCAGCGTCCTGTTCATGAGCTTCCTGCACCTGAGCCCCCGGGCCTATGCCCTGGTGTTCTCCGTCATCGCCTCGGGGCAGATCCTGGGGGCGCTGGCGTCCGGGCAATTCGCCCGCCTTGGCTACGATCATGTGCGGACCCTGCTGGCCGGCATCCTGTTGGGCCTGACGGGCAGCTTGGTCTTCCTGGCCCTGGGCATGGCCGGAAGGCTTTCCGTGGCCACCGCGGCGCCCGCCCTGTTCCTGGTGACCACCGCCCTGGGCCTGATCACGCCCACCGCCGCCCACGGCGTGCTGGCCCCCATGGCCCGCATGGCCGGCACGGCCTCCGCCGTCCTGGGTTGCATCCGCATGTCCGGCGGCGCCCTGGCCTCGGCCCTGGTTTCCCTCACCACCCACGGCACGCCCGCGGGCATGGCGGGCGTGATGCTGGTCTGCTCGGGCGGGGCCTTGGCTGTTTGGATGCTGTTCCTGAAGCCCTCCGGCGCCCGGGAGGCGGATCCGGGGGTTTCCCTGGAAGCCTGA
- a CDS encoding response regulator, with translation MLGPDGEVRYILHQVEDVTEYILQKRLETGTAPGDFCLDPSQAEVDIVRRAHEIQEANQRLRSQQGELENRVHDRTEALAEAMEVIRKRDEQLRQTSKMEALGRLAGGIAHDFNNLLTVIYTSAEQLKFTGGESPAVDLILSASERAAGLTRQLLTFSRQQVMSLRTLDLGEVLRNSAGLLKRVLGEDIDVKLSIAPDLRPFEADPNQMDQVILNLAVNARDAMPDGGMLTLEAANADLDEGYALTHPGTRPGPYVTLAVSDNGVGMDKETQARAFEPFFTTKGLGKGTGLGLATVFGIIQQSRGYVFLYSEPGKGTTFKILLPGVPPGESGALAEPPAPDPDEPGEGTLLVVEDEDSVRSVLKTLLEEAGYEVLAARNAAEAMLCLSEGAARIDLMVTDVIMPGMNGRELSEWVAKRHPGIKVLFLSGYTNDAILRHGVLEEGLPFLQKPFSTDQLRRKVREVLGGPRG, from the coding sequence GTGCTGGGCCCCGACGGGGAGGTGCGGTACATCCTCCACCAGGTGGAGGACGTCACGGAGTACATCCTCCAGAAGCGCCTGGAGACCGGGACCGCGCCCGGGGATTTCTGCCTGGATCCCTCCCAGGCGGAGGTGGATATCGTGCGCCGGGCCCACGAGATCCAGGAGGCCAATCAGCGGCTCCGCTCCCAGCAGGGGGAGTTGGAGAACCGGGTCCATGACCGCACCGAGGCCCTGGCGGAGGCCATGGAGGTGATCCGCAAGCGGGACGAACAGCTCCGCCAGACCAGCAAGATGGAGGCCCTGGGAAGGCTCGCCGGCGGCATCGCCCACGACTTCAACAATCTCCTGACGGTCATCTACACCAGTGCCGAACAGCTCAAGTTCACGGGGGGGGAATCCCCGGCGGTGGACCTGATCCTTTCGGCGTCGGAAAGGGCGGCGGGCCTCACCCGCCAGCTCCTGACCTTCAGCCGCCAGCAGGTCATGTCCCTGCGGACCCTGGACCTGGGCGAGGTCCTCCGGAATTCCGCGGGCCTGCTGAAGCGGGTGCTGGGGGAGGACATCGACGTGAAGCTGTCCATCGCGCCGGACCTCCGCCCCTTCGAGGCCGATCCCAACCAGATGGACCAGGTCATCCTGAACCTGGCCGTGAACGCCCGGGACGCCATGCCCGACGGGGGCATGCTGACGCTGGAGGCGGCCAACGCGGACCTGGACGAGGGCTACGCCCTGACCCACCCCGGCACCCGCCCCGGCCCCTACGTGACGCTCGCCGTCAGCGACAACGGCGTGGGCATGGACAAGGAGACCCAGGCGCGGGCCTTCGAGCCCTTCTTCACCACGAAGGGCCTGGGCAAGGGCACGGGACTGGGGCTGGCCACGGTCTTCGGGATCATCCAGCAGTCCCGGGGGTACGTCTTCCTCTACAGCGAACCCGGGAAGGGCACCACCTTCAAGATCCTCCTGCCTGGGGTTCCTCCCGGGGAATCGGGGGCGCTGGCCGAACCCCCCGCCCCGGATCCGGACGAGCCCGGGGAAGGGACCCTCCTGGTGGTGGAGGACGAGGATTCGGTGCGGTCCGTGCTCAAGACCCTGCTGGAGGAGGCCGGGTACGAGGTCCTCGCGGCCCGGAACGCCGCGGAGGCGATGCTGTGCCTGTCCGAAGGCGCCGCCCGCATTGATCTCATGGTCACTGACGTGATCATGCCCGGCATGAACGGGCGGGAGCTTTCCGAATGGGTGGCGAAGCGGCATCCGGGGATCAAGGTGCTCTTCCTTTCCGGCTACACCAACGACGCCATCCTCCGCCACGGGGTGCTGGAGGAGGGGCTGCCCTTCCTGCAGAAGCCCTTCTCCACGGATCAGCTGCGCAGGAAGGTCCGGGAGGTGCTGGGAGGCCCGCGCGGCTGA
- a CDS encoding xanthine dehydrogenase family protein molybdopterin-binding subunit, giving the protein MKRRTFLQGAAAGTLTFFFSGPAGAAPIEPTRPGAYPEDFNAYLKVSADGRVGCFVGKAELGQGAMTVLAMLVAEELELDPAQVDMLLGDTDLCPWDLPTGGSLTMWHTAPVIRGAAAEARAVLLAMASKALGEPPTALALKDGAIWVKADPTRRTTFGALVQGRKMERRLGRVKPKPLSQCTLIGHRVPRKDALPKVTGAARYAGDLRFPGTLHACVLRPPAHGQILAAADTAAAERIPGVRIVRDGTLLAVLHPQPDTARRALAQVKATFEGTGPDVDDARIHAYLVDKAAPGQRVILSRGDVAAGEKRAATLVEAEYRNAYEGHATLEPHTSVAKWEGGRMTVWASTQSPFVIREEVAKALGLGEDKVRIITPFVGGGFGGKLVGPGAAEAARIARQVPGVPVQLAWNREEDFFMDTFRPAAVVKIRSGLDAGRGALTFWDTTVSGVSLGEAEFPYEMQTARFRAPSVPGLHPLRTGAWRAPNAHTNAFAREGQLDALAAKAGVDPVTLRRRLVTDARLLRLLDLAVETFGWEPAPGPTGRGIGLACGAWRQALVVAVAQVAVDKATGKVRVERFLEAVDVGLVVNPDGARQQVEGAITMGIGQALSEEIHFKGGRILDRNFDTYLLPRFSAIPRMEVVFAENSAMATQGIGEPPVVPVAAALANAVFDATGARVTHVPFTPERVLEALGRVAGK; this is encoded by the coding sequence ATGAAGAGGCGGACCTTCCTTCAGGGCGCGGCGGCGGGCACCCTCACGTTCTTCTTCTCGGGCCCCGCCGGCGCCGCTCCCATCGAGCCCACGCGGCCCGGGGCCTACCCCGAGGACTTCAACGCCTACCTGAAGGTCTCCGCGGACGGCCGCGTGGGCTGCTTCGTGGGGAAGGCCGAACTGGGCCAGGGCGCCATGACGGTGCTGGCCATGCTCGTGGCCGAGGAACTGGAGCTGGACCCGGCCCAGGTGGACATGCTCCTGGGCGACACGGACCTCTGCCCCTGGGACCTGCCCACCGGCGGCTCCCTCACGATGTGGCACACGGCCCCCGTCATCCGGGGGGCCGCCGCGGAGGCGCGGGCGGTGCTCCTGGCCATGGCCTCCAAGGCCCTGGGCGAGCCCCCCACGGCCCTCGCGCTGAAGGACGGCGCCATCTGGGTGAAGGCGGATCCCACGCGCCGCACCACCTTCGGGGCCCTGGTCCAGGGGCGGAAGATGGAGCGGCGCCTGGGCCGGGTCAAGCCCAAGCCCCTTTCCCAGTGCACCCTCATCGGACACCGCGTCCCCCGCAAGGACGCCCTCCCCAAGGTCACCGGCGCCGCGCGGTACGCCGGCGACCTGCGGTTTCCCGGAACCCTCCACGCCTGCGTCCTCCGGCCCCCGGCCCATGGGCAGATCCTCGCCGCGGCCGACACCGCGGCCGCGGAACGGATCCCGGGCGTGCGCATCGTGCGGGACGGCACCCTCCTGGCGGTGCTGCATCCCCAGCCCGACACCGCCCGCAGGGCCCTCGCCCAGGTGAAGGCCACCTTCGAAGGGACCGGGCCCGACGTGGATGACGCCCGGATCCACGCGTACCTCGTGGACAAGGCCGCGCCCGGCCAGCGCGTGATCCTCTCCCGGGGGGATGTGGCCGCCGGCGAGAAGCGGGCCGCCACCCTCGTGGAGGCGGAGTACCGCAACGCCTACGAAGGCCACGCCACCCTCGAACCCCACACCTCCGTGGCCAAATGGGAAGGGGGGCGCATGACGGTGTGGGCCTCCACCCAGTCCCCCTTCGTCATCCGGGAGGAGGTGGCCAAGGCCCTGGGGCTGGGCGAGGACAAGGTCCGCATCATCACCCCGTTCGTGGGCGGCGGGTTCGGGGGCAAGCTGGTGGGCCCCGGGGCCGCGGAGGCCGCCCGCATCGCGCGCCAGGTGCCCGGCGTCCCGGTGCAGCTGGCCTGGAACCGGGAGGAGGACTTCTTCATGGACACCTTCCGCCCGGCGGCGGTGGTGAAGATCCGCTCCGGCCTGGATGCCGGCCGCGGGGCCCTCACCTTCTGGGACACCACCGTGTCCGGCGTTTCCCTGGGGGAGGCGGAGTTCCCCTACGAGATGCAGACGGCGCGGTTCCGGGCCCCGTCGGTGCCCGGCCTCCATCCCCTGCGCACCGGCGCCTGGCGGGCCCCCAACGCCCACACCAACGCCTTCGCCCGGGAAGGCCAACTGGACGCCCTGGCCGCCAAGGCCGGGGTGGACCCCGTGACCCTGCGCCGGCGCCTGGTCACCGACGCCCGCCTCCTGCGCCTCCTGGACCTGGCGGTGGAGACCTTCGGCTGGGAACCCGCCCCCGGCCCCACCGGCCGCGGCATCGGCCTGGCCTGCGGCGCCTGGCGCCAGGCCCTGGTGGTGGCCGTGGCCCAGGTGGCTGTGGACAAGGCCACCGGGAAGGTGCGCGTGGAGCGCTTCCTGGAGGCCGTGGACGTGGGCCTCGTGGTGAACCCCGACGGCGCCCGCCAGCAGGTGGAGGGCGCCATCACCATGGGCATCGGCCAGGCCCTCAGCGAGGAGATCCATTTCAAGGGCGGCCGGATCCTGGACCGGAACTTCGATACCTACCTCCTGCCCCGGTTCTCCGCCATCCCGCGCATGGAGGTGGTCTTCGCGGAAAACAGCGCCATGGCCACCCAGGGCATCGGCGAACCCCCCGTGGTGCCGGTGGCCGCGGCCCTGGCCAACGCCGTGTTCGATGCCACCGGCGCCCGGGTGACCCATGTGCCATTCACGCCGGAGCGGGTGCTGGAGGCGCTGGGGCGCGTGGCCGGGAAATAG
- a CDS encoding (2Fe-2S)-binding protein codes for MTATVSFTLNGQPVTVTSPPDRMLVWVLRDELGLTGTKVGCEAGLCGACTVLVDFEAVPSCSTQVGEVAGKAVTTIEGLAKGGELDPVQKAFRDHHAFQCGYCTSGMILAAWAFLKKKPRATRAEIVEAMEGNLCRCGAHVRILDAVESAGKAMGGVR; via the coding sequence ATGACCGCCACCGTCTCCTTCACCCTCAACGGCCAACCGGTCACCGTCACCAGTCCCCCGGACCGGATGCTTGTTTGGGTCCTTCGGGACGAGCTGGGGCTCACCGGCACCAAGGTGGGGTGCGAGGCGGGGCTGTGCGGGGCCTGCACGGTGCTGGTGGACTTCGAGGCGGTGCCCTCCTGCTCCACCCAGGTGGGGGAGGTGGCGGGGAAGGCGGTGACCACCATCGAAGGGCTGGCCAAGGGCGGCGAGCTGGATCCCGTCCAGAAGGCCTTCCGGGACCACCATGCCTTCCAGTGCGGCTACTGCACCTCGGGCATGATCCTGGCCGCCTGGGCCTTCCTCAAGAAGAAGCCCCGGGCGACCCGGGCGGAGATCGTGGAGGCCATGGAGGGGAACCTCTGCCGCTGCGGGGCCCACGTGAGGATCCTGGACGCCGTGGAATCGGCGGGCAAGGCCATGGGAGGTGTGCGATGA